GGCATCACCAAGCCCGTCACCGCCACCGCTACGCTGGCGATGTATGTCGCCGAGATGTTCAGCGTTTACACCCTGTTTCGCACCTTCGACCCCGAGCTGGAGGTGCCGGTGAGGCTCCACGCCGGGCTGATGACCGACCTGCGCCACACCTGATGGCCTTTCTGCATGCGCGCATCACCCCGGCATTGGCCAGGGTTAGCACCGGCTGGTACGTGCGCCCGGGCACGCTGCTGGAGACATCCTCCAGCGCGATTGACGAGCAGGCTGCGCTGGAGAAGATGGCGGTGGCGCTCATGGCCGCCGTGCAGGGCGCGCGCGACTTCTCCGGGCTCGGCAGCCTGTGCGTAGATGATCTGTTCAGCGGCGTGCAGTTCGTCATTGACGTGGAGATGGTCAGCTACCTGCGGGAGATGATCGAGGCCTTCAATCCGCACCCGGACCTGCTGAGCATCGACGATTCCCTGTATGACCTGCTCCGGGAGGTCTGCTTGGGCAAGGAGGCGTTCATCTCGCACATCCACACCGCGTCCAAGTTCAGGCACATCATGCCCTCGTCGAACCGCTTGGTGCGTGAGAAGCTGAGATCCTGGATGCAGCATCGAATGACGCTCAAGGATCGGGCAGGGGAGGAATGCCGGCAACGCATCCGGGACTTCCAGCCGCAGTTCCACCTCGACGATGATAGGCATCGCGCGTTGGATGAGATCTATGCGCGGGCGAAGAAGGCGCTGTTGAACCTCGCGTAATACACTTATTGAGTCTCGCATAATACCTTATATAGTTCAGGATAGAGTCCAGAGTGTTTGAGGAAAGCGAAAGCCAGGTCGTCTGTGCGCCGCACCCGCCGGATGCCGCGTCGCACTTGTG
The DNA window shown above is from Armatimonadota bacterium and carries:
- a CDS encoding trimethylamine methyltransferase family protein, which codes for MARVSTGWYVRPGTLLETSSSAIDEQAALEKMAVALMAAVQGARDFSGLGSLCVDDLFSGVQFVIDVEMVSYLREMIEAFNPHPDLLSIDDSLYDLLREVCLGKEAFISHIHTASKFRHIMPSSNRLVREKLRSWMQHRMTLKDRAGEECRQRIRDFQPQFHLDDDRHRALDEIYARAKKALLNLA